Proteins found in one Phocoena sinus isolate mPhoSin1 chromosome 19, mPhoSin1.pri, whole genome shotgun sequence genomic segment:
- the ELMO3 gene encoding engulfment and cell motility protein 3 isoform X1 yields MVPPRNVVKIAVQMRDAIPQLIQLDQAKPLAAVLKEVCDAWSLPHSERYALQFADGHRRYITENNRTEIKNGSILCLSTAPDLEAERLLRGLQSESCEGRREALQHLVLLAPDMTFTREVISRDGLQRLGSIIEDGDDLGEVLALALRAFLELMEHGVVSWETLSIPFVRKVVCYVNMNLMDASVQPLALGLLESVTLSSPALGQLVKSEVPLDRLLVHLQVMNQQLQTKAMALLTALLQGASAAERKHMLDYLWQRNLRQFIYKNIIHSAAPLGDEMAHHLYVLQALTLGLLEPRMRTPLDPYSQEQREQLQALRQAAFEPEGESLGTGLSADRRRSLCAREFRKLGFSNSNPAQDLERVPPGLLALDNMLYFSRHAPSAYSRFVLENSSREDKHECPFARSSIQLTVLLCELLHVGEPCSETAQDFSPMFFGQDQSFHELFCVSIQLLNKTWKEMRATQEDFDKVTQVVREQLARTLALKPSSLELFRTKVNALTYGEVLRLRQTERLHQEGTLAPPILELREKLKPELMGLIRQQRLLRLCEGTLFRKISSRRRQDKLWFCCLSPNHKVLQYGDVEEGVGPPAPESLPEQLPVADIRALLTGKDCPHVREKGSGKQNKDVCELAFSVSYDHGEEEAYLNFVAPSKREFHLWTDGLSALLGSPMGSEQTRLDLEQLLTMETKLRLLELENVPIPEQPPPVPPPPTNFNFCYDCSITEP; encoded by the exons ATGGTGCCCCCGCGGAATGTAGTGAAGATCGCCGTCCAGATGCGCGACGCCATCCCGCAGCTCATCCAGCTGGACCAG GCAAAACCCCTGGCCGCTGTGCTGAAGGAGGTGTGCGACGC GTGGAGCTTGCCTCACTCTGAGCGCTATGCCCTACAGTTTGCTGATGGGCACAGGAGATACATCACTGAGAAC AACCGCACGGAGATCAAGAATGGCAGCATCCTGTGCCTCAGTACTGCCCCA GACCTTGAGGCTGAGCGGTTGTTGCGTGGGCTGCAGAGCGAGAGTTGTGAAGGGCGCCGGGAAGCCCTTCAGCACCTCGTTCTGCTGGCCCCAGACATGACCTTCACCCGGGAAGTCATCAGCCGTGATGGGCTTCAGAGACTAGGCTCCATCATTGAGGATGGGGACGA CCTAGGAGAGGTGCTGGCCCTCGCACTGAGGGCCTTCTTGGAGCTCATGGAGCATGGCGTGGTGTCCTGGGAGACGCTCAGCATCCCCTTTGTTAGGAAG GTGGTGTGCTATGTGAACATGAACCTCATGGATGCATCTGTgcagcccctggccctggggtTGCTGGagagtgtgaccttgagcagccctgccctgggccagcTGGTCAAGAGTGAGGTGCCACTGGATAGGCTGCTGGTGCACCTACAGGT GATGAACCAGCAGCTGCAAACCAAGGCCATGGCACTGCTGACAGCTTTGCTGCAGGGGGCCAGCGCTGCTGAACGTAAG CACATGCTTGACTACCTGTGGCAGAGAAATCTTCGCCAGTTCATCTACAAG AACATCATCCATAGTGCAGCGCCACTGGGCGACGAGATGGCTCACCACTTGTATGTACTGCAGGCCCTTACGCTGGGGCTGCTGGAGCCACGCATGCGGACGCCACTGGACCCCTACAGCCAG GAGCAGCGGGAGCAGCTGCAGGCCCTGCGTCAGGCTGCCTTTGAACCAGAGGGGGAGTCCCTGGGCACTGGGCTGAGTGCTGACCGTCGCCGTTCCCTCTGTGCCCGCGAGTTCCGCAAACTGGGCTTCTCT aacAGCAACCCTGCGCAGGACCTGGAGCGCGTGCCCCCTGGCCTGCTGGCCCTGGACAACATGCTCTACTTCTCCAGACACGCGCCCAGCGCCTACAGCCGG TTTGTGTTGGAGAACAGCAGCCGTGAGGACAAGCATGAGTGTCCCTTTGCACGGAGCAGCATCCAGCTGACTGTGCTGCTGTGTGAACTGCTCCATGTCGGGGAGCCCT GCTCCGAAACTGCCCAGGACTTTTCGCCCATGTTCTTTGGCCAAGACCAGAGCTTCCATGAGCTCTTCTGTGTGAGCATCCAGCTGCTGAATAAGACCTGGAAGGAGATGCGGGCCACTCAGGAAGACTTTGACAAG GTCACGCAAGTGGTGCGGGAGCAGCTGGCCCGCACGCTGGCCCTGAAGCCCAGCTCCCTGGAGCTCTTCCGAACCAAGGTGAACGCGCTCACCTACGGGGAGGTCCTGCGCCTGCGGCAGACAGAGCGGCTGCATCAGGAAGGCACACTGGctcctcccattct GGAGCTGCGGGAGAAGCTGAAGCCAGAGCTCATGGGCCTGATCCGCCAGCAGCGTTTGCTCCGCCTCTGCGAGGGGACACTCTTCCGCAAGATCAGCAGCCGACGGCGCCAGG ACAAGCTGTGGTTCTGCTGCCTGTCCCCCAACCACAAGGTGCTGCAGTATGGGGATGTGGAGGAGGGCGTCGGCCCGCCCGCCCCCGAGAGCCTGCCTGAGCAGC TCCCTGTGGCCGACATCAGGGCACTGCTGACAGGCAAGGACTGCCCCCACGTCCGGGAGAAGGGCTCGGGAAAGCAGAACAAG GACGTCTGTGAGTTAGCTTTCTCAGTCAGCTATGACCACGGGGAGGAGGAGGCATACCTCAACTTCGTTGCCCCATCCAAACGGGAG TTCCACCTGTGGACAGATGGGCTGAGCGCCCTGCTGGGCAGTCCCATGGGCAGTGAGCAGACACGGCTGGACCTGGAGCAGCTGCTGACCATGGAAACCAAGCTGCGGTTGCTGGAGCTGGAAAATGTGCCCATCCCTGAGCAGCCACCCCCcgttcccccgccccccaccaactTCAACTTCTGCTACGACTGCAGCATCACTGAACCTTGA
- the E2F4 gene encoding transcription factor E2F4 isoform X1: MAEAGPQAPPPPGTPSRHEKSLGLLTTKFVSLLQEAKDGVLDLKLAADTLAVRQKRRIYDITNVLEGIGLIEKKSKNSIQWKGVGPGCNTREIADKLIELKAEIEELQQREQELDQHKVWVQQSIRNVTEDVQNSCLAYVTHEDICRCFAGDTLLAIRAPSGTSLEVPIPEGLNGQKKYQIHLKSISGPIEVLLVNKEAWSSPPVAVPVPPPEDLLQSPPAVSTPPPLPKPALVPPQDASRPSSPQVTTPNPVPGSTEAQGVAGPAAELTVSAIPGTDNKDGGELSSLPPGLTALDTRPLQSSALLDSNSSSSSNSSSSGPNPSTSFEPIKADPTGVLELPKELSEIFDPTRECMSSELLEELMSSEGILPGTVLDWWWERAGQLSGKGVAVLTARPPPTPTCRTLGRGGAASAGRGGAGRGGTLLPSYPRGLQPGTSLRSGSLGKAAVPCWEWEPGL; the protein is encoded by the exons ATGGCGGAGGCCGGGCCACAGGCGCCGCCGCCCCCGGGCACCCCAAGCCGGCACGAGAAGAGTTTGGGACTTCTCACTACCAAGTTCGTGTCGCTTCTGCAGGAGGCAAAGGACGGCGTGCTTGACCTCAAGCTG GCAGCTGACACCCTAGCTGTTCGCCAGAAGCGGCGGATTTATGACATTACTAACGTGCTGGAAGGTATCGGGCTGATCGAGAAAAAATCCAAGAATAGCATCCAGTGGAA GGGCGTGGGGCCTGGCTGCAATACCCGGGAGATCGCGGACAAGCTGATTGAGCTCAAGGCAGAGATCGAGGAGCTGCAGCAGCGAGAGCAAGAACTAGACCAGCACAAGGTGTGGGTGCAGCAGAGCATCCGGAACGTCACAGAGGACGTGCAGAACAGCTG CTTGGCCTACGTGACTCATGAGGACATCTGCAGATGCTTTGCTG GAGACACCCTCCTTGCCATCCGGGCCCCATCGGGCACCAGCCTGGAGGTGCCCATCCCAGAG GGCCTCAATGGGCAGAAGAAGTACCAGATTCACCTGAAGAGCATAAGTGGCCCCATCGAGGTGCTGCTGGTGAACAAGGAGGCATGGAGCTCACCACCTGTGGCGGTGCCTGTGCCGCCACCCGAAGATCTGCTCCAGAGCCCACCTGCTGTCTCTACCCCTCCACCTCTGCCCAAGCCTGCTCTGGTCCCGCCCCAGGATGCCTCACGCCCAAGCAGTCCCCAGGTGACCACCCCCAACCCTGTTCCCGGCAGCACCGAAGCCCAGGGGGTGGCCGGTCCAGCCGCTGAGCTCACAG TGAGTGCTATCCCTGGAACCGATAACAAGGACGGTGGTGAGCTCAGCTCCCTCCCGCCAGGCCTGACGGCACTGGACACCCGGCCGCTGCAGTCCTCTGCCCTGTTggacagcaacagcagcagcagcagcaatagcAGTTCATCTGGACCCAACCCTTCTACCTCCTTTGAGCCCATCAAGGCAGACCCCACAGGTG TTCTGGAGCTCCCCAAAGAGCTGTCAGAAATCTTTGATCCCACTCGAG agTGCATGAGCTCAGAGCTCTTGGAGGAGCTGATGTCCTCAGAAG GGATCCTCCCTGGGACTGTGCTGGATTGGTGGTGGGAACGGGCGGGTCAACTTTCTGGAAAAGGTGTGGCGGTGCTGACAgcccgccctccccccacccccacctgccgcaccttggggcggggcggggccgcctctgcggggcggggtggggcggggcggggaggcaCCCTCCTACCCTCCTACCCCCGGGGACTCCAACCCGGAACTAGCCTCCGCTCTGGCTCCCTTGGGAAGGCCGCGGTGCCTTGTTGGGAGTGGGAGCCTGGGCTGTGA
- the E2F4 gene encoding transcription factor E2F4 isoform X2 — MAEAGPQAPPPPGTPSRHEKSLGLLTTKFVSLLQEAKDGVLDLKLAADTLAVRQKRRIYDITNVLEGIGLIEKKSKNSIQWKGVGPGCNTREIADKLIELKAEIEELQQREQELDQHKVWVQQSIRNVTEDVQNSCLAYVTHEDICRCFAGDTLLAIRAPSGTSLEVPIPEGLNGQKKYQIHLKSISGPIEVLLVNKEAWSSPPVAVPVPPPEDLLQSPPAVSTPPPLPKPALVPPQDASRPSSPQVTTPNPVPGSTEAQGVAGPAAELTGLTALDTRPLQSSALLDSNSSSSSNSSSSGPNPSTSFEPIKADPTGVLELPKELSEIFDPTRECMSSELLEELMSSEGILPGTVLDWWWERAGQLSGKGVAVLTARPPPTPTCRTLGRGGAASAGRGGAGRGGTLLPSYPRGLQPGTSLRSGSLGKAAVPCWEWEPGL, encoded by the exons ATGGCGGAGGCCGGGCCACAGGCGCCGCCGCCCCCGGGCACCCCAAGCCGGCACGAGAAGAGTTTGGGACTTCTCACTACCAAGTTCGTGTCGCTTCTGCAGGAGGCAAAGGACGGCGTGCTTGACCTCAAGCTG GCAGCTGACACCCTAGCTGTTCGCCAGAAGCGGCGGATTTATGACATTACTAACGTGCTGGAAGGTATCGGGCTGATCGAGAAAAAATCCAAGAATAGCATCCAGTGGAA GGGCGTGGGGCCTGGCTGCAATACCCGGGAGATCGCGGACAAGCTGATTGAGCTCAAGGCAGAGATCGAGGAGCTGCAGCAGCGAGAGCAAGAACTAGACCAGCACAAGGTGTGGGTGCAGCAGAGCATCCGGAACGTCACAGAGGACGTGCAGAACAGCTG CTTGGCCTACGTGACTCATGAGGACATCTGCAGATGCTTTGCTG GAGACACCCTCCTTGCCATCCGGGCCCCATCGGGCACCAGCCTGGAGGTGCCCATCCCAGAG GGCCTCAATGGGCAGAAGAAGTACCAGATTCACCTGAAGAGCATAAGTGGCCCCATCGAGGTGCTGCTGGTGAACAAGGAGGCATGGAGCTCACCACCTGTGGCGGTGCCTGTGCCGCCACCCGAAGATCTGCTCCAGAGCCCACCTGCTGTCTCTACCCCTCCACCTCTGCCCAAGCCTGCTCTGGTCCCGCCCCAGGATGCCTCACGCCCAAGCAGTCCCCAGGTGACCACCCCCAACCCTGTTCCCGGCAGCACCGAAGCCCAGGGGGTGGCCGGTCCAGCCGCTGAGCTCACAG GCCTGACGGCACTGGACACCCGGCCGCTGCAGTCCTCTGCCCTGTTggacagcaacagcagcagcagcagcaatagcAGTTCATCTGGACCCAACCCTTCTACCTCCTTTGAGCCCATCAAGGCAGACCCCACAGGTG TTCTGGAGCTCCCCAAAGAGCTGTCAGAAATCTTTGATCCCACTCGAG agTGCATGAGCTCAGAGCTCTTGGAGGAGCTGATGTCCTCAGAAG GGATCCTCCCTGGGACTGTGCTGGATTGGTGGTGGGAACGGGCGGGTCAACTTTCTGGAAAAGGTGTGGCGGTGCTGACAgcccgccctccccccacccccacctgccgcaccttggggcggggcggggccgcctctgcggggcggggtggggcggggcggggaggcaCCCTCCTACCCTCCTACCCCCGGGGACTCCAACCCGGAACTAGCCTCCGCTCTGGCTCCCTTGGGAAGGCCGCGGTGCCTTGTTGGGAGTGGGAGCCTGGGCTGTGA
- the E2F4 gene encoding transcription factor E2F4 isoform X3 — MAEAGPQAPPPPGTPSRHEKSLGLLTTKFVSLLQEAKDGVLDLKLAADTLAVRQKRRIYDITNVLEGIGLIEKKSKNSIQWKGVGPGCNTREIADKLIELKAEIEELQQREQELDQHKVWVQQSIRNVTEDVQNSCLAYVTHEDICRCFAGDTLLAIRAPSGTSLEVPIPEGLNGQKKYQIHLKSISGPIEVLLVNKEAWSSPPVAVPVPPPEDLLQSPPAVSTPPPLPKPALVPPQDASRPSSPQVTTPNPVPGSTEAQGVAGPAAELTVSAIPGTDNKDGGELSSLPPGLTALDTRPLQSSALLDSNSSSSSNSSSSGPNPSTSFEPIKADPTGVLELPKELSEIFDPTRECMSSELLEELMSSEVFAPLLRLSPPPGDHDYIYNLDESEGVCDLFDVPVLNL, encoded by the exons ATGGCGGAGGCCGGGCCACAGGCGCCGCCGCCCCCGGGCACCCCAAGCCGGCACGAGAAGAGTTTGGGACTTCTCACTACCAAGTTCGTGTCGCTTCTGCAGGAGGCAAAGGACGGCGTGCTTGACCTCAAGCTG GCAGCTGACACCCTAGCTGTTCGCCAGAAGCGGCGGATTTATGACATTACTAACGTGCTGGAAGGTATCGGGCTGATCGAGAAAAAATCCAAGAATAGCATCCAGTGGAA GGGCGTGGGGCCTGGCTGCAATACCCGGGAGATCGCGGACAAGCTGATTGAGCTCAAGGCAGAGATCGAGGAGCTGCAGCAGCGAGAGCAAGAACTAGACCAGCACAAGGTGTGGGTGCAGCAGAGCATCCGGAACGTCACAGAGGACGTGCAGAACAGCTG CTTGGCCTACGTGACTCATGAGGACATCTGCAGATGCTTTGCTG GAGACACCCTCCTTGCCATCCGGGCCCCATCGGGCACCAGCCTGGAGGTGCCCATCCCAGAG GGCCTCAATGGGCAGAAGAAGTACCAGATTCACCTGAAGAGCATAAGTGGCCCCATCGAGGTGCTGCTGGTGAACAAGGAGGCATGGAGCTCACCACCTGTGGCGGTGCCTGTGCCGCCACCCGAAGATCTGCTCCAGAGCCCACCTGCTGTCTCTACCCCTCCACCTCTGCCCAAGCCTGCTCTGGTCCCGCCCCAGGATGCCTCACGCCCAAGCAGTCCCCAGGTGACCACCCCCAACCCTGTTCCCGGCAGCACCGAAGCCCAGGGGGTGGCCGGTCCAGCCGCTGAGCTCACAG TGAGTGCTATCCCTGGAACCGATAACAAGGACGGTGGTGAGCTCAGCTCCCTCCCGCCAGGCCTGACGGCACTGGACACCCGGCCGCTGCAGTCCTCTGCCCTGTTggacagcaacagcagcagcagcagcaatagcAGTTCATCTGGACCCAACCCTTCTACCTCCTTTGAGCCCATCAAGGCAGACCCCACAGGTG TTCTGGAGCTCCCCAAAGAGCTGTCAGAAATCTTTGATCCCACTCGAG agTGCATGAGCTCAGAGCTCTTGGAGGAGCTGATGTCCTCAGAAG TGTTTGCACCCCTCCTCCGCCTTTCTCCACCCCCTGGAGACCACGATTACATCTACAACCTGGATGAGAGTGAAGGTGTCTGTGACCTCTTTGATGTGCCTGTTCTCAACCTCTGA
- the ELMO3 gene encoding engulfment and cell motility protein 3 isoform X2, whose translation MVPPRNVVKIAVQMRDAIPQLIQLDQAKPLAAVLKEVCDAWSLPHSERYALQFADGHRRYITENNRTEIKNGSILCLSTAPDLEAERLLRGLQSESCEGRREALQHLVLLAPDMTFTREVISRDGLQRLGSIIEDGDDLGEVLALALRAFLELMEHGVVSWETLSIPFVRKVVCYVNMNLMDASVQPLALGLLESVTLSSPALGQLVKSEVPLDRLLVHLQVMNQQLQTKAMALLTALLQGASAAERKHMLDYLWQRNLRQFIYKNIIHSAAPLGDEMAHHLYVLQALTLGLLEPRMRTPLDPYSQEQREQLQALRQAAFEPEGESLGTGLSADRRRSLCAREFRKLGFSNSNPAQDLERVPPGLLALDNMLYFSRHAPSAYSRFVLENSSREDKHECPFARSSIQLTVLLCELLHVGEPCSETAQDFSPMFFGQDQSFHELFCVSIQLLNKTWKEMRATQEDFDKVTQVVREQLARTLALKPSSLELFRTKVNALTYGEVLRLRQTERLHQEGTLAPPILELREKLKPELMGLIRQQRLLRLCEGTLFRKISSRRRQDKLWFCCLSPNHKVLQYGDVEEGVGPPAPESLPEQLPVADIRALLTGKDCPHVREKGSGKQNKDVCELAFSVSYDHGEEEAYLNFVAPSKREMG comes from the exons ATGGTGCCCCCGCGGAATGTAGTGAAGATCGCCGTCCAGATGCGCGACGCCATCCCGCAGCTCATCCAGCTGGACCAG GCAAAACCCCTGGCCGCTGTGCTGAAGGAGGTGTGCGACGC GTGGAGCTTGCCTCACTCTGAGCGCTATGCCCTACAGTTTGCTGATGGGCACAGGAGATACATCACTGAGAAC AACCGCACGGAGATCAAGAATGGCAGCATCCTGTGCCTCAGTACTGCCCCA GACCTTGAGGCTGAGCGGTTGTTGCGTGGGCTGCAGAGCGAGAGTTGTGAAGGGCGCCGGGAAGCCCTTCAGCACCTCGTTCTGCTGGCCCCAGACATGACCTTCACCCGGGAAGTCATCAGCCGTGATGGGCTTCAGAGACTAGGCTCCATCATTGAGGATGGGGACGA CCTAGGAGAGGTGCTGGCCCTCGCACTGAGGGCCTTCTTGGAGCTCATGGAGCATGGCGTGGTGTCCTGGGAGACGCTCAGCATCCCCTTTGTTAGGAAG GTGGTGTGCTATGTGAACATGAACCTCATGGATGCATCTGTgcagcccctggccctggggtTGCTGGagagtgtgaccttgagcagccctgccctgggccagcTGGTCAAGAGTGAGGTGCCACTGGATAGGCTGCTGGTGCACCTACAGGT GATGAACCAGCAGCTGCAAACCAAGGCCATGGCACTGCTGACAGCTTTGCTGCAGGGGGCCAGCGCTGCTGAACGTAAG CACATGCTTGACTACCTGTGGCAGAGAAATCTTCGCCAGTTCATCTACAAG AACATCATCCATAGTGCAGCGCCACTGGGCGACGAGATGGCTCACCACTTGTATGTACTGCAGGCCCTTACGCTGGGGCTGCTGGAGCCACGCATGCGGACGCCACTGGACCCCTACAGCCAG GAGCAGCGGGAGCAGCTGCAGGCCCTGCGTCAGGCTGCCTTTGAACCAGAGGGGGAGTCCCTGGGCACTGGGCTGAGTGCTGACCGTCGCCGTTCCCTCTGTGCCCGCGAGTTCCGCAAACTGGGCTTCTCT aacAGCAACCCTGCGCAGGACCTGGAGCGCGTGCCCCCTGGCCTGCTGGCCCTGGACAACATGCTCTACTTCTCCAGACACGCGCCCAGCGCCTACAGCCGG TTTGTGTTGGAGAACAGCAGCCGTGAGGACAAGCATGAGTGTCCCTTTGCACGGAGCAGCATCCAGCTGACTGTGCTGCTGTGTGAACTGCTCCATGTCGGGGAGCCCT GCTCCGAAACTGCCCAGGACTTTTCGCCCATGTTCTTTGGCCAAGACCAGAGCTTCCATGAGCTCTTCTGTGTGAGCATCCAGCTGCTGAATAAGACCTGGAAGGAGATGCGGGCCACTCAGGAAGACTTTGACAAG GTCACGCAAGTGGTGCGGGAGCAGCTGGCCCGCACGCTGGCCCTGAAGCCCAGCTCCCTGGAGCTCTTCCGAACCAAGGTGAACGCGCTCACCTACGGGGAGGTCCTGCGCCTGCGGCAGACAGAGCGGCTGCATCAGGAAGGCACACTGGctcctcccattct GGAGCTGCGGGAGAAGCTGAAGCCAGAGCTCATGGGCCTGATCCGCCAGCAGCGTTTGCTCCGCCTCTGCGAGGGGACACTCTTCCGCAAGATCAGCAGCCGACGGCGCCAGG ACAAGCTGTGGTTCTGCTGCCTGTCCCCCAACCACAAGGTGCTGCAGTATGGGGATGTGGAGGAGGGCGTCGGCCCGCCCGCCCCCGAGAGCCTGCCTGAGCAGC TCCCTGTGGCCGACATCAGGGCACTGCTGACAGGCAAGGACTGCCCCCACGTCCGGGAGAAGGGCTCGGGAAAGCAGAACAAG GACGTCTGTGAGTTAGCTTTCTCAGTCAGCTATGACCACGGGGAGGAGGAGGCATACCTCAACTTCGTTGCCCCATCCAAACGGGAG ATGGGCTGA